A region of the Cannabis sativa cultivar Pink pepper isolate KNU-18-1 chromosome 3, ASM2916894v1, whole genome shotgun sequence genome:
aattaaattaaatgacaatattatttaataatctattttagttattaaataattagttttggcatttaaatggttagaattgaaaaattggcgtttttgagaaaatagaaataaaatttgtgaaaactgcaaaactaATTAGGGCccattacttacaccttggccggccactttatgtggaattttaacttgatattttcattattttaatgccaaataattcctaacctaaacctagtagttgcctataaatagaaagtaatggctcagtcaaaatacaagtttttcattattcttctgacaaaaaattctctcttcagaaaaactgagcctgcccttttctataccttggccgaaacctctctctctcttttattcttcataaattttgaaccttagtgatagagtaagtgcccacacacatcaagtggtaactcaatcatagattagaagactgtgaaggatcacactcaaagagaaggacattcaggctcagatcttaataatactctgcgacagaaaggatacaagggttagagatctgagtggaaggagacattaattccgctgcatcaatgtaaggttttcttaactttatatgtgtttattttatcgttttagaaagttcatatttagggtgttaaacaacatacttgtgagtagatctaagatcctggtaaaataatttccaacagtacaACCTACTGATTTGACCGTATATGGATTGAtgggaaaatattattaaaatgtttatttttataacaaaCTAGAAAGGTACTGgtcatttatttaaaatcgtACTTCAGGGTTTTCTTTAAAAACCTCAAACACTATCAGCTGCATTGTTTAAAAAGTTTATTGGAAACACAAAGTATTTTGAGGTGTTTTTCATTTCCAAGGGTATAGATAGCAAAAGCTGACTAAAGGTTATGTACACATTGTGTTCTATTGGGTATGTCTTTCTAactctaaatttaaattttatttagaatacAACTTTCAAGGTTCAATCTCCTACATGTAGATCATTAATGAAAGAATCAATTTCCAAATACAGTATTAAATGAATATTTGAAAATAACGTACATCAATAGTTCTACAGAGTACATCACATCATAAGTATAGTATTAACTCAATATTAGGATATTATGAGACTCCATTTTTAGGTTATGGAAGTAGATAGTACAACCTAGTGATTTGACCTTATGTGGATtgataggaaaatattattaaaatgttattttttaaaaaaaaaaacaaaaaaggtactggtcatttatttaaaatcgtACTTTAGGGTTTTTGTTAAAACCACAAACACTATCAGCTGCATTATTTACAACCTTTATTGGAAACACTAGGTCTTTTGAGGTGTTTTTCATTTCTAATGGTATAGATAGCAAAAGTTCACAAAAGGTTATGTCAAGATTGTGTTCTATTAGGTATGTCACTCTAAACTTAAATTTGATTTGGAATAAAATTTTCAATGTTCAATCTCCTACCGACAGATCATTAATGAAAGAAtcaatttccaaaaaaaaatttatgagCGAATATTTGGATATCACAAGCTGGATCTTACATATTTCAATAAGttaaagtttgaaaataaagtacaTCAATAGCTGTACAGAGTACGTCACATCATAACTATAGTATGGTATCACCTCTTAATTGAATGTTTAGATATCACtccattttaattataaaaattaatttggtTATGAAAGTATATTAACCAAAACAATTAAACGAACTGTGTTATTCGAATATGTGGGATTGAGTTTCACTATTTCAAATAAGTTACCAACAACCAATTGGAATGTCAAATTTTATGAAATAATTCGCTAATATAATAAGTAGATGTCatatcataatttaaattttaccaTTATACAccggtaattattattttaatacggTAATGAAAGATTTTTGTCCAGTCGTGTCAAATCAATGGATTTTATTCATTATActttaaaagattttttttactttaagtgtagaaattattattttattataaacacGTACTTCGAtgagttttaaatatatatatgtcacaTCATATGTAGTGTAGggccttttattaaaaaaaaaaattaaaaataaacaatgGTAATCAAAGTTTCATTGATATTAACCCAgtcaaaatgtatatttatttttccaaaGAACCTATTGTAGGGTAAGTCATAAAGTGGACCTTCCCTATGTCAACACGTTAAAGACTTACAATAACGTACTTCAATGTTTATACAGTGTACGTCCCATCAAACTTTCAGTAAGGCGTCACCTCTTCACTGTATACTTGGATATTATGAGAtttgattttaaattaaaacattattttctttcacatTTACTTCACGGGTTTGTGTTATAATATTATCtctaaatttgtattttttatgtatTGAAACAAGATAGTACATCCAACTGATGTGAATTGATTGGAAATTAGTATTCCAACAAACTAAAAACAATTATTTTCTGACAACTTGTACTAATTTTTTACACGTAACCATTATTAATTAACATGGTTCttgtaaaaaatgaaattattaaatacaatttattaattaagtaaattttcAGTAAAGTACGTCAGCGTTTTTACAGTCTTAGGTCAAATCAATTTCACTAAATGATGACCTCCAGATATTGTgggattttattttaaatttacacATTATGAAAAAGGATTAACCAAACTATGGGGACACATTTATTTAACAGCCTATGTGAACGTTTGGTTAAGAAGTtgtaaatactaaaaaatacatttGGTATGTACCACAAAAAGGTTCATCTTCTAACCACATCGAatattttcacaatttttaattaattgggTGAATTATTAAGTGACATGTTGTCCTATCATAATTTCTACTTTTCCCATTGTATCTCCTCCTTCGCATCATAATTTTaaatgcttttatttttatttttaatatgcaAAATATTATGTTATTAAAATAACGTACTTCAAgatgttttaattatatatgtcaCATCATATTTCTTTTATAAATGAGATATTAATAATGGAATTTATTTCCATTATACACATTATTTAACTATTACtataaaatggtcaaattaaaaaaaaaattattattacgtGTACATAATTTTCATTACGTGTACATCAACCCACCTAACCACTATATAAGTAAAGGTTTGAACTTTACAACAACCCATTTATTGAAACCCCGTATTAGTATTACCTACTAAACATGGACCCTTACCCAAAATTCAACCCTTTCGACTCAAGACCTGAAAAGTCCCCACCTCATCCATTTTCTTCAAAACGATCCGTAGGTACACCTTCAAGGAGTCCTAGACTCCGTTCAGCATCAATTTCTGGATGTGTGAACTGTGCTAGGTTGGAGGGTGTTCTGCACAAGCACGAAAAACTCATAAGTAAGGCACATGTTAGAGCCACAGAGGCTAAGCAGGAGTCATTAAAACTGGCGGAGCAGCTATACCACTCCGCCCAAGCATTGCAAGATGCCAACACTTCAAGAGAAAAATGGAAAATATCATGGACGACATTCTCGACTACACCGAGGTCTCCATACCCCATTACCTAGTCTATCCAAAGGAAGAACCATCAAACAATCCAAGGGGAAGTCCTTCGCAACCCAAGTCCCCGTACCGAGACGTTAGCCCTCCAACTCAACGGAAGTTCCCTCAAGTTATACAACTTGATTGAACATCTGTTGAGTTTCATTTAGTggtattttatgtatatatatatatattgtacttatTTTAGAACTCATATCATATTGCTGTTGGACAACTTTTTGTTATGCCATTTATTGAGATTTAACAACTTTGCTCTATTTTGAATTTACTATTACGTCAATGTAAATGTTAGTATAGTAGTATAATATAACAAGTCTATTTTCATTTTGAACTTAGCAGTTATGTCGAAATTATTTACTTAAGTTTTgattccaaaattaattaaaaaggaaagtGAGTTTAGTACTTCAAAATAAACCAAATTCAAGATTTTACCACAAACACGTACAATACATAAAagcatgaacaaatacataaaaTGGAAACTAGCAAAGTACATTAGTTACTGTTTTTGGGAGAAGGATCCATTCCTCCTTTGTCTCCCCCTTCAATGTCATCTCCATTTGGCTCCTTGCCTTTCTCACTAAAATCTTTGACGTTGTCTTCTTCGGGTGATTTTTTAACACCAGAGCTCTCACCCTCATCAAACAATGAGCAAACACAATTAAGTATTGCTTCGTCATCCTTATCATCATCTGAATCCCACATGCATGGGAAATCATTAACACAACAAAGTTCTCTAACTTGTTTCCCAATGAAGCATTGTCCCGTTTGTCCATGTAGACATGCAGTAGAAAAGGCTTCTATGAAATAATCATATCGACATATTTTGATTGTGGAATCTGAATTAGGGTTTTTCTTCGTAGCATCTTCGTAGCTACTATAAATACCTTCGTTCGGGCCATTGAGAACAACCCAGCAGTGAGGACCAGAACTCATatttgatatattgtaatgatATGAATAACTAAATTACAAGGTAATTTGCTATATAAAATTGATGATAGATTGCAACACCTCTCAAGTGTGTTATATAATGTCCCAAAGATAAGTTATAGTACGTTTTAAACCTAGCTGTACTCCATTGGCCACATCTGATGTGTCAAAAAATGGGTGATAAAATCTATGAATTCCAAATTTAATACACATTTACACGTAGGGGGTTTTCTTAATAGTACTTgcggtatttttgtaaagtacAAGAATGGTTGAATTCATTAAAAGATGTTGGTATAGGCCCATTAATATAATCCCAATGGATTTAAATGGGACCAACTACCCATATTACTCAAAAATCTAAGTACTttaaactcaataattaaatttccttattttcttaacttattttttttcaaaaacaaaaaagtacAATGTTTCATTTCGGACGTACAAAAATGGTTCAATTCATTCAAAAACTTGGGTGAAGGCCCATTAACATAAGGCCAATCTATTTAAATGCCACCACTAACCCTTTGAACTCAATAATATCAGGCCTTTACACTCATGAAATAACCTTATTTTACAATTACATTTggaattaaaaataaacaatttgtaCTATTGTACTGTTCTGACGTACAAGAGGAGTTGAATTCAGATTCTAATATTTTAGaggcccattaatatcagcccaacaGCTTTAAATGTGATCACCAACCCATACAACTCTATTATGTCAGGCCTTTAAACTCATAAAATCTAATTTCACTTCCCTCAGCACTCTCTTTCCCTTATTCTTCATCTACAATTCTTAAAAATCAATAACAAGCCAATATGAATGACGAACAAACTTATGAATGGGAAACCATAACAGCAGAGCTAAACATCACAAAACCAGTGAATGAGATTGAAATACATGACGTGCTAGGCAAGAGTCTCGAGAAACTAGAAAACTGGGAAGCATTCTGCGAAATGTACGCGAAACGGATGGGTTTCGGCACAAGAAAAGATGATGTACGACGTTCTCATGGGGTCATTGTAATGCGGAGGTGGGTTTGTTGTTCTGAGGGTTCGAAAAAAATCGCATCACCGGACATACCAAGAAAAAAAAGACCTCATGATGTCACTAGAACTAGATGTCAGGCAGCATTGCGTATCTTACTCACACAACCGTGTAACACTTGGAAATGCAAAGAGTTCAGCACAATACACAATCACGAGCTGGCTACATCGAGTGAGGTATAATTTTTGAGATCATATCGAGTTGTGTCCGATGGGTTGCTTGCCCAAGTTAGGTCGATGAACTCCGTAGGAATTAAAACTGCCAACATAATGTCTCATGTTGCTTTGCAAAGCGGAGGTTACGAGAGAATGCCATGTCAACTTCGAGATGTGTACAACAGGGTTGTTGGTGCGAGCAAGAAGAAAAGATAGAGACGGACTCAGAAGGGGAGCTGGGATTTCTTGATTGTCTTGCAGAGAAGGATCCAAATTTCTTCGTTGTCTATCAGGTTGACGAGGAGAATCGATTGGCTAACTTATTCTGGGCAGATGGAAACCCACGTCTGGACTATGTGGCTTTTGGGGATGTACTAGGATTTGACACAACCTACATGACAAATGAGTACAATAAGCCCCTCACTGTTCTCATTGGCGTCAACCACCATTTCAACACATGCATCTTTGGGTTTGCTCTCCTCCTCCACGAGAAGCTTCCATCATATTGTTGGCTACTTCAAAAATTTCTAGAATGCCATGGAGATAAGAAGCCAAATGTTGTAGCTACTGACCAAGATGTGGCCATGACACATGCCAGATGTTACACACCGTCTATGTGCTTGGCATCTCAATACAAATGCTTCCAAAAAGGTTAAAGATCCGATCTTCTTAAAAACATTTAAGGATCTGATGTACAACTACTACGAGGAGGAAGAATTTGAAGCAAGATGGTTAGACGTCATCCAAAGCCAACAACTAACAGATAATGAATGGTGTCAAACAACATTCGAGTCAAGACAACAATGGGTAGAAATTTATTTAAGGGGTTCATTCGTTGCAGGAATGAGAACAACACAACGTTGTGAATCGATCAACTCTGctctaaaaaaattctttagaGAAGAATTATTGCTTGCGTGAATTTGTAACCATAGATAGGGGtgttggatcacatccaatgtttttaggcctatccagatccgatccaatcatatattggatgttagattttaccatccgatccaatccaattaatttcgtcatccaatcgatccaacatccattggatgttggattggatcagttctatccattggatgtatttcatatatatttatttatttattttgggtttatccaatattttagacctagtattttttggatcgaATCGGATCCATCAAATATTTTAGATCTAGTATGTATTGGATCggactggatccatccaatccaaaaaaaatagtaaaactttaatgttaattttcatatatacatatagatttgacgtataacaatataaaatctaattactcatccaaactaaatgaaaatactaataaGTTCAATTGGATGTtagatgtattggatttttagacaccccatccaccatccgatccgatccaatcggatatttaaaaataacatccaatccgatccgatcacaattggatatccaatgtaTGGCGGTCGGTtctcattggattggatcgatttatgcacacccctaaCCATAGATATGACAGTCTCAAAGCTCAGACACAACGAGACTGCAAATGACTTCAACAGCAGATGCACTCGACCTCACCCACCTAATCCTACATGCTTGACCACGTACTACAACCAATGTGctgaattctacacaagaaCTATGTACCACAAGGTTGCTGAGCAGCTTGATTTAGAGAATAATTATTTTGTCATGAGTCAGGAGCAGGAAGGAGAGTGGCAGATATTCACCATTGGAAAGTTTCAGCATTCGGAAGTCCAATACCGAGTTCATTACTGTGAAGGCCGACGAGCACTACACTGTAGTTGCATGCTCTATGAAAGTCAGGGGTACCCTTGTAGACATTTATGGGCTACTATGAAAAGATTAAACATGAGAAGAATACCTAATTCTCTTCTCATGAAGCGATAGAGCAAATCCGCGAAGAcaaatctccacctacatttTAACCCGTCAGCACAACCACAACAGCACATTTATGAGATGGCTAGGTTTGGATCTCTCAGTTCACTAACTTATAACTTCACTTTCTATGCAGCAAAATCAGAGGATTCGTACAACCGTGCAAAGGAAGAGATTGAACGACTAACTCTAATGTTCAAGGAAGAATTTGAGTTGAATTCCAATCCGGAAGGAGAGACGCCACAACCTAGAAGATATCGTAACAACCCCAACATTATTAAAGACCCCGAAGTTATGAGAACAAAGGGTACGGGAAATCCAAGGGAAGGACCAAACGGGGAGCAGATCCCAAGAAACTCAAAACATTGTCGCATTTGTCGCTCATCAGACCATGATTATCGACGGTGCCCAAATCGTCAACAAAATACTGGATCTCAAGGGCAACAACCTCTAAACAATCAACCAAAATCTGACTCATTCAATGACCACTCCAACGCGTATTTCCCGGAACTGCCTTCCTCCACACAAGAGTCATACTATGGTCATTCTTATAACTAGCTACTTTTAGCAATTGTTGTTTTAACGTTTATGACTCTAATTATTGCttcaaaaattctaaatttataCTTCTTGTCATGTTTGGCGTGTTTAAGGTAATTTTCTCATCTTGAacaaatctcaaaattattattgacgaacaactaaattattttaggcaaaaaaattcaatcttataaggtgaaaaaatatatttttgtggtaatttttaatatacgaaataattaaaataaaaaaattataccaacttaaaactcaatgtataacaacaaataatttcATGACTTAAAACAAATTTTTCTAAACAATATACTACGAAGCGTAAATGAACgtactcggtacgtgatatTTTGTATACTAATTTTACTAAACATCACGCAGAAATAAGTAATGTAGACGGTACTTGATATAATGTACTCAACTACCATACCACAAATACATAGATGATATGAAGGAATGAAAATACCAAAATAGCCTCAATCCGACAACATGGACCCACTACCTACAATATTTTTGTACTATTAACTGCCAGGAACAGTGAAACATGTTGTACCTTTTCGTACTATAACTAACACCTACAGTAAATTGATTGTACATTTTTTGTAcctttctattttttaattaaaaaaacaaattttcaACTGGTTAACATACTTACAACAACCGGTTAccaactaaattaaaaaaaattaaaaaacattttTAGGTACCATGGGACCCACCTGCCGTACAACGGATTGCAATCTGTGTTTTCCACTTATGGGCACAAAATCGGCTGCCTATATTATTATTTGGTTTCTATAATATTATGCCAATTCTGTTTTACATTTTTCTAGAATGTATATTTTTTGTACTAATGATGAAATggaaatacatataaatatatataagtccATATGTTTTCATATTCTCTCTCAGCCGCATATGCAAGACAGATTTTATATTCaccaattgttttttttttttttgagcaaCAAGAGGCTGAAAACAAGAGAAAACAAAGAACACAAGCAGCCTAGAAGGGGCTAGGAAGAAGCCTCCTAGTCTTCATCTCTCAACCTGAGGGCTAACTTCGCAAGGGAGTGTGCTTTGCCATTGTGCTGGCGGGAGACATGCAGCAAAGTAGCTTCAGGGAACCTTGAGAGGAAGGTTCTGATCTGATGAACAAGAGAAGATAGTGGAGAGTAGTCATGCCAATTACCATTCACCTTAGATACAAGGTTAATACAATCAGAAAAGATAAATCTTGGTGTCAAATTGGAAGACAAATACCATTGCAGCCCTTCACAAAGAGCTTGGGCTTCAGCAAACATTGGAGAGGAGGCCCCTGGTTTGAAAATCCTTGCAGACTGTTGAATGTGAGACAGACCCTGCATAAAAGCCATCCCGATACCTGTGGCTGGAGCATTAGTACTCAGGGCAGCATCAACAAAAAGAGCAGTGGTTGATGGAAGCAAAATATGATCCACAACAGCACGAGAATGATTATTAGTCATGCTGGAAACAGAGGAATGAATTTGAGCATCCTGGTAATCCTGCAGAAAACTTGAGACAATATCTTGAACATTATCAATTACACTGGCCTTTTGAAAAAGATGAGCATTTCTGATGTTCCAAATTTGCTAGATGATACCAAGGAACAAGGGAAGGTGAGCTCTGGGAATTAAAGTAAAGCTATGAAGGTAAAAATCTCTGATATCAAGCCTATGATAGTACtactaagttttattttttgtatatttttgtcTTATTAAACTAACTATGATAGTTTAAGTTACATCACTAAGATAAAATAAGTTCATCTTAATCTTTAAAATTTATCATGAATTATGGTTGACCTTTAACGCTCTTTCAAAAATTATAGTGAAATATATGTTTTAGTTGTAAGACTATGTAGAAATTCAAATGTATCTTGATTTTAATCAAATAATAGATAAAGATTTTGAGCACAAAGCTCAATACAATTTATGTACAATCTTACTTTTCAAGTTTAgcaataaaattcaaaaatgaagagaaacaaaaaaatttgagtatttgtgaaaattcaaaatttatgttgttaagatatttttgaaaacaatatcagtattattttttaaattaaaataataatttaattaaataattatgataaataaaaaattaaattaaatttacatttaaatttataagattttttcaaatatatataatattttatatttttttttctcaatctatTCTAACAActttaagatatatattttcacattatatatgtataaatatattttcaattagttatgcttttaatttttttttaaatacgtagctattttcttttacaaaagaataataatatattttataaatatatttcaaataaaagttAATGATGTATGTCCGTTGAATAACAAATATAAatgcttaaaaaattaattatataaattttcaacgtaattaattaattttatagactaattataaaaaatcaattaattaattagctagatatataaattaataagttataaatttttaaaaattaaacttaatatttaaaggtggcaaaatttgaaatatcatttcaacAATCACTATCAAATTAAAACATAATTAtgtatattttcaaaatataaatattagttAGTtttatacatgatatatattattttcaaaattgtacatgaagatttttttaattaattaatatttatcaaaatttaatataataaaaaatagaaaagtttaatattataaatttaaatttactttaagatacatgtatataaaaaatgtaatttcgaCAATCTCTATCTAATTGAAACATAAAAAATGaatactttcaaaatataaatattagttAGTTATATACATGGTATagatattattttcaaaattgtacgtgaagatttttgttaattaattaatatttataaaaatttaatataataaaaaaatataaagtttaacattataaatttaaatttagtttaagATAAATGATACACATGTTTTTAAACTATAGATATTttatagaataaaatattatttatttgaaaattcaAAACTAAATAACTATGCtaataatagaaatatattttttatttatatatttagttttttataattaaataattattatttagatttttttttaagttttgaaattatttaataaaatttaataatagaaaaatgaaGTTCAAAAAGCTTTCAATTGAGTGGACAACATATTGCTCATTAAcgatattaatataaaatactaaataatcataatttaaaaattattaacgaCATTTTTTTGGGATAGCTATCATTTAtaacataattaaaaataatcataatatataaataataattcttttgtttcttatatttacattttaatatcaaactattgttttcaaatatatatatgaaatactttaattgaaaaatatcatTAACAATATTCATATAacataattcaaaaataaccataataaaataataatatattttttcatttctcaactatttttaataatataatattaaacaattattattttaatctaaTATTTTACCCAACATTCCACAATATTTACCGACATGATAAAATTCTAgagataaattattattttattttctaaaagatAGATATAATAAGTTACGGTGAATGAAGTATTTTCTAGATATTATTTTCTATACAAATCTATTTTTGATTTAGCTATAATATTATAAGTGTACAATAATTATAACAACTTTAAATGATGAGGATAAAAATGATCCTTATGAGAAGAGCGTTTCATatcaaatttatttaaatagattaaattttaattagataTTTAACATGTCGTAACTAACCTTCCATAAACCAtaccatatttttatattaacaatttaaagttttatattAGATTATCATATAAATTTaaacatattaattaataatcataACAGGCTAATACATTTTCTCTAATGtcttaaaaatgttaaaaaaaatgtttaaaattcgaGATAAAATTTAAGATTAAGATATAGATTTGGGAAAGACAGTGGTAACGACTGCAATAAGTGAGCTACGTTGATGACAAGGGATGAGATACGGTGATGACTACGGGTGAGATACGGTGATGAAAATAGATGATATATAATGAGACAATAAGTGAGATACAATAATGACAACGCCTTTAAATGATTAGGATATAaaatgaggaaattacacttactatgagattttaaaagttcttatgataaatatggcacatttaagtttgaccaattaatatggtatttttttatttttaggtctttttatggtatttgatatgccatatatatgtaattaggttttaaaatctcatatttaatgtttttatttgtttaggaagttttatttgtcattgatgccggAAAAATCACCGGAGTTTGCTGTCGGTGCCAAAAAAGTCGCCGGAGGCGCgatcggtgccggaaaagtcgtcggagttgctgccggcACTGGAAAATTCGtcgaaattggcattgtcaccggaaaaatcactgcaaaatcaccaagaaaccggtttcttagtgatttttccgttgacaatgccaattctgacgactattatgttgggttttatgccctaaataaaactccaattcaatgtaatccattttattcaacatcaataaagaaataaaagtatttttcattcatttgtgtatgttttggttcatcttatcaattgcttgtctatttgatttataaattcatctgaaacccttttcacatacttgatcctgtttattgtgttgtcaacacattggaaagtaaacatgactatgtgaataaagattcctagatttatcagacacagggttttactgatatgacaatctacaacagagtttacttgcatttggagaaatgctatgttctttccagagcattggttaaagtaaagctcaggttgggtgcatggagtatgcatcggaagggaccgatattgagctttgacatagatttaattaaacttaccgtaatatctattcaagtcaatatcgcctagttgatcctagatcaaatgattttaatcctga
Encoded here:
- the LOC115717509 gene encoding protein FAR1-RELATED SEQUENCE 5-like — translated: MNDEQTYEWETITAELNITKPVNEIEIHDVLGKSLEKLENWEAFCEMYAKRMGFGTRKDDVRRSHGVIVMRRWVCCSEGSKKIASPDIPRKKRPHDVTRTRCQAALRILLTQPCNTWKCKEFSTIHNHELATSSERRLRENAMSTSRCVQQGCWCEQEEKIETDSEGELGFLDCLAEKDPNFFVVYQVDEENRLANLFWADGNPRLDYVAFGDVLGFDTTYMTNEYNKPLTVLIGVNHHFNTCIFGFALLLHEKLPSYCWLLQKFLECHGDKKPNVVATDQDVAMTHARCYTPSMCLASQYKCFQKG